In Cydia strobilella chromosome 22, ilCydStro3.1, whole genome shotgun sequence, one genomic interval encodes:
- the LOC134751481 gene encoding uncharacterized protein LOC134751481 isoform X11 has product MEVQFRSHHKTGLESANFLAALRRFIARRGKPKELDFWRRWSRDYIGTLQERTKWRSARGPSLAVDTVVLVRDERLPPCRWRLGKIVATQPGRDGVTRVAVIRTARGDIQRAFNNICPLPTSGEVI; this is encoded by the exons GGCTCGAGTCAGCCAATTTCCTGGCGGCGCTGCGACGATTCATCGCCAGGAGAGGTAAACCGAAGGAGTTG GACTTCTGGCGGCGCTGGTCACGTGACTACATCGGAACGCTGCAGGAACGCACGAAGTGGAGGAGCGCGCGCGGCCCAAGCCTCGCAGTCGACACCGTCGTCCTGGTACGAGACGAGCGTCTGCCGCCCTGCCGGTGGAGGCTGGGCAAGATCGTCGCGACGCAGCCGGGCCGGGATGGCGTCACCAGGGTGGCCGTCATCCGAACCGCCAGAGGGGACATCCAACGCGCGTTCAATAACATTTGTCCATTACCTACTTCGGGTGAAGTcatataa
- the LOC134751481 gene encoding uncharacterized protein LOC134751481 isoform X7, whose amino-acid sequence MEVQFRSHHKTGLESANFLAALRRFIARRGKPKELVSDNSTTFHGASNELKDLQKYLQDSSSELVSHCADEGIKWSFIPVYTPHMGSLWESSIKLTKYHLKRVLGLSLLTYEQFVSILYQVESMVNSRPLCPLPSSNPDYPVLTPAHFLIGKAPNSLPDEDYNHVPKNRLTHYQLLQQITQDFWRRWSRDYIGTLQERTKWRSARGPSLAVDTVVLVRDERLPPCRWRLGKIVATQPGRDGVTRVAVIRTARGDIQRAFNNICPLPTSGEVI is encoded by the coding sequence GGCTCGAGTCAGCCAATTTCCTGGCGGCGCTGCGACGATTCATCGCCAGGAGAGGTAAACCGAAGGAGTTGGTGAGTGACAATTCAACAACCTTTCATGGGGCTAGTAACGAGctaaaagatttacaaaaatacctacaggacAGCTCGAGCGAGCTAGTATCTCATTGCGCAGACGAGGGCATAAAATGGAGTTTTATTCCTGTCTATACACCTCATATGGGGTCCCTATgggaatctagtataaaacttaccaaatatcatttaaaaagagtGTTAGGGTTATCTTTGTTAACTTACGAACAATTTGTATCAATCCTATATCAGGTAGAATCTATGGTAAATTCTAGGCCACTATGTCCCTTACCTAGTTCAAATCCTGACTATCCTGTCCTTACGCCAGCTCACTTTTTAATTGGAAAAGCACCAAATTCACTTCCGGACGAAGATTATAACCATGTACCAAAGAACCGATTAACTCACTATCAACTTTTGCAACAAATCACGCAGGACTTCTGGCGGCGCTGGTCACGTGACTACATCGGAACGCTGCAGGAACGCACGAAGTGGAGGAGCGCGCGCGGCCCAAGCCTCGCAGTCGACACCGTCGTCCTGGTACGAGACGAGCGTCTGCCGCCCTGCCGGTGGAGGCTGGGCAAGATCGTCGCGACGCAGCCGGGCCGGGATGGCGTCACCAGGGTGGCCGTCATCCGAACCGCCAGAGGGGACATCCAACGCGCGTTCAATAACATTTGTCCATTACCTACTTCGGGTGAAGTcatataa